From a single Cytophagales bacterium WSM2-2 genomic region:
- the rplB gene encoding 50S ribosomal protein L2, producing MAMKKLKPVTPGTRHRLSPGFEDITESRPEKSLVVTLKKTGGRNGEGRMTMRYIGGGHKQKLRIIDFKRDKFGIPAVVKSIEYDPTRTARVAKLYYADGFKSYIVAPQGIKVGQTLLSGPDVAPEVGNALPLAKIPVGTIVHNVEMKPGKGASIARSAGSFVQLVAREGEYATLRMPSGEMRNVLVNCVAVVGAVSNAEHMNEKVGKAGRSRWRGIRPRTRAVAMNPVDHPMGGGEGRASGGHPRSRKGLLAKGKKTRHPKKYSDGLIITKRKK from the coding sequence ATGGCAATGAAGAAATTAAAACCAGTAACTCCCGGCACACGCCACAGGCTATCGCCTGGGTTTGAGGACATCACGGAGTCTCGCCCTGAGAAATCGCTGGTTGTTACATTAAAGAAGACCGGTGGTCGTAATGGTGAAGGTCGTATGACCATGCGCTATATCGGTGGCGGTCACAAGCAGAAATTACGTATCATCGATTTCAAGCGTGATAAGTTTGGTATCCCTGCAGTTGTAAAATCGATCGAGTACGATCCTACAAGAACTGCACGCGTGGCTAAACTGTATTATGCTGACGGTTTCAAATCATATATCGTTGCCCCGCAAGGAATTAAAGTTGGTCAGACTTTATTGTCTGGTCCGGATGTAGCCCCTGAAGTAGGCAATGCACTTCCTTTGGCTAAGATTCCTGTTGGTACAATTGTACACAACGTGGAAATGAAGCCGGGTAAGGGAGCTTCGATCGCCCGCAGCGCTGGATCTTTTGTTCAGTTAGTTGCCCGCGAAGGAGAGTATGCAACACTGCGTATGCCTTCTGGCGAAATGCGTAACGTGTTAGTGAATTGTGTTGCTGTGGTTGGAGCTGTTTCCAATGCAGAGCACATGAATGAGAAAGTAGGTAAAGCGGGTCGTTCACGCTGGAGAGGAATTCGTCCTCGTACACGTGCAGTAGCGATGAACCCTGTTGATCACCCGATGGGTGGTGGTGAAGGTCGCGCATCTGGCGGTCACCCTCGCTCACGCAAGGGCTTGTTGGCGAAGGGCAAGAAAACCCGTCACCCGAAGAAGTATTCTGATGGTCTAATCATTACAAAGAGGAAGAAATAA
- the rplD gene encoding 50S ribosomal protein L4, whose product MDLAVVKYNGEKTGRNVSLSSEVFGIEPNDHAIYLDVKSILANQRQGTHKSKQRNEISGSSKKIKKQKGTGGARAGNIKNPQFKGGGRIFGPTPRDYSFKLNKKVKDLARRSALTYKAKDNSIAVVEDFNFEAPKTKGFIQMLKSLSLGDKKTLLVLPEAKKNVALSGRNIPNTKIITASQINTYDVLHAEHLILAEGSVEKISNLLNQA is encoded by the coding sequence ATGGACTTAGCGGTTGTAAAATATAACGGTGAAAAGACCGGTCGCAATGTGAGCCTCTCCAGCGAGGTGTTTGGCATAGAGCCCAACGATCACGCGATTTATTTGGATGTGAAAAGTATTTTGGCCAACCAGCGCCAGGGCACACACAAGTCAAAGCAGAGAAACGAAATCAGCGGATCTTCCAAAAAGATCAAGAAACAAAAGGGAACCGGGGGCGCACGTGCGGGTAACATTAAAAACCCTCAGTTCAAAGGTGGTGGTCGGATTTTCGGTCCTACGCCCCGCGACTACTCATTCAAATTGAATAAGAAAGTAAAAGACCTGGCTCGCAGATCAGCTCTTACTTATAAAGCAAAAGACAACTCAATCGCAGTTGTAGAAGATTTCAACTTCGAGGCCCCAAAGACAAAAGGCTTCATTCAAATGCTGAAGTCCCTTTCTCTTGGCGATAAAAAAACACTCCTCGTTCTTCCTGAAGCTAAAAAGAATGTAGCCCTCTCAGGCCGGAACATCCCGAACACTAAAATCATCACTGCTTCCCAGATCAATACTTATGATGTGCTCCACGCTGAGCACCTGATCTTAGCAGAAGGTTCAGTAGAAAAAATCAGCAACCTGTTAAACCAAGCATAA
- the glpQ gene encoding glycerophosphoryl diester phosphodiesterase, whose product MKNTLIKFVKHSALLLFIINNAVAQIMTPKFDVQGHRGARGLMPENTIPAFMVALDSGVTTLEMDLTITKDKQVIVSHEPWMNADFCLDPSGNEIKGKDEKKFNIFQMSYEEVKSWDCGSKGNKKFEEQQKLKVSKPLLSDVIVAVENHIKNFTKYEVDYNIEIKSAKTGDGTFHPKPEEFSDLAHDLIDQYLPWDRVVIQSFDIRVLQYWHQKYPNVRLALLIDNLKESRDNLHELGFFPDIYSPDFHLLDKNEIAHLHALNPTRNIKVKKIGHMRVIPWTVNNESDMKELKEMGVDGIITDYPNRAKKLKLTLNGKH is encoded by the coding sequence ATGAAAAACACCTTGATTAAATTCGTAAAACACAGCGCACTTCTGCTCTTCATCATAAATAATGCTGTGGCACAAATCATGACCCCAAAATTTGATGTACAGGGCCACCGTGGCGCCAGAGGCCTGATGCCTGAAAATACCATTCCTGCATTTATGGTTGCACTGGATTCCGGTGTTACCACACTTGAAATGGATTTGACAATAACGAAAGACAAGCAAGTGATTGTTTCGCATGAACCCTGGATGAATGCGGATTTTTGCCTTGATCCCTCCGGCAATGAAATCAAGGGGAAGGATGAAAAGAAGTTCAACATTTTTCAGATGAGTTATGAGGAAGTGAAGTCGTGGGATTGCGGGTCGAAAGGCAATAAGAAATTCGAAGAGCAGCAAAAGCTTAAAGTTTCCAAACCGTTGCTTTCGGATGTGATCGTTGCTGTCGAAAACCACATCAAGAATTTTACCAAGTATGAAGTGGACTATAATATCGAGATCAAGAGTGCGAAGACAGGGGACGGTACATTTCATCCCAAGCCTGAAGAGTTTTCAGACCTGGCGCACGACCTGATTGATCAGTACCTGCCGTGGGACCGTGTGGTGATCCAGTCATTTGATATTCGCGTACTGCAATACTGGCATCAGAAATATCCAAATGTGCGACTCGCCCTGTTGATCGATAATCTCAAAGAATCGAGAGACAATCTGCATGAACTTGGTTTCTTCCCGGATATCTACAGCCCGGATTTTCATTTGCTCGATAAGAACGAAATTGCACACTTACATGCGCTTAACCCAACACGTAACATCAAGGTCAAGAAAATCGGTCACATGCGCGTCATCCCCTGGACCGTAAACAATGAGTCAGACATGAAGGAATTGAAAGAGATGGGTGTAGATGGAATTATTACGGATTATCCCAATCGAGCTAAGAAACTGAAGCTGACATTAAATGGAAAGCATTAA
- the rpsS gene encoding 30S ribosomal protein S19, which translates to MGRSVKKGPYLDSRLQKKVQVMEQSGKKSVIKTWSRRSTITPELIGFTFAVHNGNKFIPVYVTENMVGHKLGEFAPTRTFKGHSGNNKAEASK; encoded by the coding sequence ATGGGAAGGTCAGTAAAAAAAGGTCCGTACCTAGACAGCCGCTTGCAAAAGAAAGTGCAAGTAATGGAGCAATCAGGTAAAAAATCGGTGATCAAAACATGGTCACGGAGAAGCACAATCACTCCTGAGCTTATCGGGTTCACGTTTGCCGTGCACAATGGAAATAAATTTATTCCTGTGTATGTCACTGAAAACATGGTGGGCCACAAATTGGGCGAATTCGCTCCGACCCGCACATTCAAAGGCCACTCAGGAAATAACAAAGCTGAAGCCTCTAAATAA
- the rplV gene encoding 50S ribosomal protein L22 has product METEKKKKRSVVKREKLAAIKEAAKSGPATAYLNNSPSSPRKMRLIADLIRGERVSRALNILKYDAKHPSAKMEKLLLSAINNWEAKNSDVKLEEADLFVKEIFVDGGRILKRLRPAPQGRAHRVRKRSNHITLVVDRMPAEAKKEKKAKAVKETQE; this is encoded by the coding sequence ATGGAAACTGAAAAGAAAAAGAAAAGATCGGTTGTAAAAAGGGAGAAACTGGCAGCTATCAAGGAAGCAGCCAAGTCTGGTCCGGCTACAGCTTATCTCAACAACTCTCCTTCATCTCCCCGTAAGATGAGACTGATTGCAGATTTGATTCGTGGCGAACGCGTAAGCAGAGCCCTGAACATATTGAAATACGATGCCAAGCATCCTTCAGCTAAAATGGAGAAGCTGTTGCTGTCAGCAATTAACAACTGGGAAGCAAAAAATTCAGATGTGAAACTGGAGGAAGCTGACCTGTTTGTGAAAGAAATTTTCGTGGATGGAGGTCGCATCCTGAAGCGTTTGAGACCAGCTCCCCAGGGACGTGCTCACCGCGTGAGAAAGCGTTCAAACCACATCACGTTGGTTGTAGATCGCATGCCCGCTGAAGCAAAAAAAGAAAAGAAAGCAAAAGCAGTTAAAGAAACTCAAGAATAA
- the rplW gene encoding 50S ribosomal protein L23 translates to MSILKRPLVTEKVSALNEKGKYGFIVEGTANKVEIKNAVEKMYGVNVERVNTINVLGKKKVRFTKAGTLAGRKPDYKKAIVTLATGEVIDFYSNV, encoded by the coding sequence ATGAGCATATTGAAGAGACCATTGGTAACAGAAAAAGTTTCTGCCCTTAACGAGAAAGGCAAATACGGATTTATTGTAGAAGGCACTGCCAACAAAGTGGAGATCAAGAATGCAGTAGAGAAAATGTATGGCGTGAACGTTGAGCGTGTAAATACAATCAATGTATTAGGTAAGAAAAAAGTACGCTTTACTAAGGCAGGTACACTGGCAGGTCGCAAGCCTGATTACAAAAAAGCTATTGTAACGCTGGCCACAGGTGAAGTAATTGATTTTTATAGCAACGTATAA
- the thiL gene encoding thiamine-monophosphate kinase: MEQSRTEIAQLGEFGLIERIKENFSPQNPSSIKGIGDDAAVINIGNENLLVSTDMLIEGPHFDLAYVPLQHLGYKAVAVNISDIAAMNGKPEQIVISLGLSNRFSLEAVDVLYDGIKAACKNYNVDLVGGDTTSSPSGLVISITAIGRAEKEKTVLRSTAKPNDIICVTGDLGAAFMGLQVLEREKQVFKSNPEMQPDLEKYEYLVGRQLKPEARMDIIYELAEKGIVPTSMIDVSDGLASELFHLSKDSNVGVKVFEDKIPIDNIAYETAIEFKIDPITAVLNGGEDYELLFTIKPADFEKIKNHPDIHLIGHTHDNPNQNVMISKQGTVVPLKAQGWKHF, translated from the coding sequence ATGGAGCAATCCCGAACAGAAATAGCTCAGCTTGGCGAATTTGGGCTGATTGAACGCATAAAGGAGAATTTCTCGCCACAGAATCCCTCATCTATTAAAGGAATTGGGGACGATGCTGCTGTAATTAATATTGGGAATGAGAATTTGCTTGTCTCTACCGATATGCTCATTGAAGGTCCACATTTTGACCTGGCTTATGTTCCGTTGCAACACCTGGGATATAAGGCAGTGGCCGTAAACATAAGTGATATCGCTGCCATGAATGGGAAGCCTGAACAAATTGTGATTTCGTTAGGATTGAGCAACCGGTTTTCACTCGAGGCAGTAGATGTACTCTATGATGGAATCAAGGCTGCATGCAAAAACTACAATGTAGACCTGGTTGGAGGAGACACCACATCCTCACCTTCGGGTTTGGTTATTTCAATAACTGCGATTGGTCGTGCTGAAAAGGAGAAGACGGTGCTGCGAAGTACTGCAAAGCCAAACGATATTATTTGTGTGACCGGAGATTTGGGTGCGGCCTTCATGGGCCTACAAGTTCTAGAACGCGAAAAACAAGTTTTTAAGTCTAATCCGGAAATGCAACCTGACCTGGAGAAGTATGAGTATCTCGTTGGGCGGCAATTAAAGCCTGAGGCTCGAATGGATATCATTTATGAGCTAGCCGAGAAAGGAATTGTGCCCACATCAATGATCGATGTCTCGGACGGGCTCGCCAGTGAGTTGTTTCACCTCAGTAAGGATTCAAATGTTGGTGTTAAGGTTTTTGAAGACAAAATTCCAATCGATAACATAGCTTACGAAACGGCCATTGAATTCAAGATCGACCCGATTACCGCGGTGCTTAATGGTGGCGAAGACTATGAACTTCTATTTACCATCAAGCCTGCTGACTTTGAGAAAATAAAAAACCATCCCGACATCCATTTAATTGGACATACGCACGACAATCCAAATCAGAATGTGATGATTTCCAAACAGGGAACCGTGGTGCCTTTGAAAGCTCAGGGTTGGAAGCATTTTTAG
- the rplC gene encoding 50S ribosomal protein L3, with product MPGILGRKVGMTSVFGQDGQSVPVTVIEAGPCVVTQVKTKESDGYKALQLAFGEKKEKNTPNAMVGHFKKAGTTPKRNVVEFRDVSDEFASLMELGKEIKVGDVFVEGDFLDAIGTSKGKGFQGVVKRHNFQGVGGQTHGQHNRLRAPGSMGNASFASRVIKGKRLPGRMGGERVKNTNLKVVKILAEQNLILVSGSVPGAKNSTIILQK from the coding sequence ATGCCTGGAATATTAGGACGTAAAGTAGGAATGACCAGCGTTTTCGGCCAGGATGGTCAAAGCGTGCCGGTGACAGTTATTGAGGCTGGCCCTTGTGTGGTTACGCAAGTAAAAACCAAGGAGTCCGATGGCTACAAGGCTTTGCAATTGGCGTTTGGCGAAAAGAAAGAAAAGAACACGCCTAATGCCATGGTAGGTCATTTCAAGAAAGCAGGTACTACTCCCAAAAGAAATGTGGTTGAGTTCCGCGATGTAAGCGATGAATTTGCCAGCCTGATGGAATTGGGAAAAGAAATAAAAGTAGGTGACGTATTTGTGGAAGGCGACTTTTTAGATGCCATTGGTACTTCAAAAGGTAAGGGCTTTCAGGGTGTTGTAAAGCGTCACAACTTCCAGGGTGTTGGTGGCCAGACTCACGGTCAGCACAACCGCCTTCGTGCTCCTGGTTCTATGGGTAACGCCTCTTTTGCTTCCCGTGTAATCAAAGGCAAGCGTTTGCCAGGCCGCATGGGTGGCGAGCGTGTGAAGAACACAAACCTTAAAGTGGTAAAAATATTAGCAGAGCAAAACCTCATCCTCGTGAGCGGTTCTGTTCCTGGTGCAAAGAATTCAACGATAATCCTTCAAAAGTAA